Proteins from one Nicotiana tabacum cultivar K326 chromosome 23, ASM71507v2, whole genome shotgun sequence genomic window:
- the LOC107794175 gene encoding U-box domain-containing protein 35-like — MNGKNGNNLVNEIEELEEEEKFYYSTSDLFEIDHGGEVEGSLFSFDFNNKGEHDIVYVVVGNNSSANTNKISLESSIDALFWTLKHGVINPNSAIVFLIHIFPQTKLIPTPLGMMPIHQVNEVQKESYMAQERSKRRQFLQKFVDICSASKVKVDTILIESDMEAKAILDLIPICNIRKLILGTSKANLKKMRSRRGNGTADQILQNAPEFCEVKIICEGKEIVELQMFESPSLRNSNGSATSIEGQIQKQNQEVQNESIGCGGCFGAKIMS, encoded by the exons ATGAATGGAAAAAATGGCAACAATTTGGTCAATGAAATTGAAGAATTAGAAGAAGAGGAGAAATTTTATTATTCTACAAGTGATTTATTTGAAATAGATCATGGAGGTGAAGTGGAAGGCAGTTTGTTTTCCTTTGACTTCAACAATAAAGGAGAGCATGATATTGTTTATGTTGTTGTTGGGAATAACAGTTCTGCTAACACAAACAAGATTAGCCTGGAGTCGAGCATTGATGCATTGTTTTGGACTCTCAAACATGGTGTAATCAATCCAAATTCTGCCATTGTTTTCCTCATTCATATCtttcctcaaaccaagctcaTCCCTACTCCTT TGGGAATGATGCCAATACACCAAGTGAATGAAGTGCAGAAGGAAAGCTATATGGCTcaagaaagaagcaagagaaggCAGTTTCTCCAAAAGTTTGTTGACATCTGCTCTGCTTCCAAG GTTAAAGTGGACACTATACTAATTGAGAGTGACATGGAAGCCAAAGCTATACTGGACCTCATTCCCATCTGCAATATAAGAAAGCTGATTCTTGGTACTTCTAAAGCTAATCTCAA GAAAATGAGATCAAGAAGAGGTAACGGAACGGCTGATCAGATATTACAAAATGCACCAGAGTTCTGTGAGGTTAAGATCATATGTGAAGGCAAGGAAATTGTAGAGCTACAGATGTTTGAATCTCCTTCTCTCCGGAACTCCAATGGCAGCGCAACGTCCATTGAAGGCCAAATCCAGAAACAGAATCAAGAAGTCCAGAATGAATCCATTGGATGTGGAGGATGTTTTGGAGCCAAGATCATGTCTTAG